A genomic region of SAR202 cluster bacterium contains the following coding sequences:
- a CDS encoding redoxin domain-containing protein — translation MTTTRKIIEAGDLAPDFTLPDTDGAPVSLSSYRGKKLAIFVWGSWCGCRNQLPAWQELYNQHAGQGLEVLGVSMDSEGPFRVTPFITWAKTTFKTVVDVRNTLTELYGLKAVPTCYLVDESGVVRFKQHKGFDIRKAESAAVIERWLAGRPPIAEGLPPSAPVGKEVYDGHAVYLKGLEAFRAGRREEAIAIWRDGLAKDPDNFILMKQAWSAENPDAFKAALEKLTEQPAPTSQSSIP, via the coding sequence ATGACCACCACTCGCAAGATCATCGAAGCGGGAGACCTCGCCCCGGATTTCACCCTGCCGGACACTGATGGCGCGCCCGTCAGCCTGTCCAGCTACCGCGGCAAGAAGCTCGCCATCTTCGTGTGGGGCTCCTGGTGCGGCTGCCGCAACCAGCTCCCCGCGTGGCAGGAGCTCTACAACCAGCACGCCGGGCAGGGTCTCGAAGTACTCGGTGTGTCGATGGACTCCGAAGGGCCGTTCCGCGTGACTCCTTTCATTACGTGGGCGAAGACCACTTTCAAGACTGTGGTGGACGTGCGCAACACTCTGACGGAGTTGTACGGCCTAAAGGCGGTGCCCACCTGCTACCTGGTTGACGAGAGCGGCGTAGTGCGGTTCAAGCAGCACAAGGGGTTCGACATCCGCAAGGCGGAGTCCGCAGCGGTCATCGAGCGCTGGCTCGCCGGCCGGCCTCCCATCGCGGAGGGGCTGCCGCCGTCCGCCCCCGTGGGTAAAGAGGTGTACGACGGACACGCGGTCTATTTGAAGGGACTTGAAGCCTTCCGCGCCGGGAGACGCGAAGAGGCGATCGCCATCTGGCGCGACGGCCTCGCGAAAGACCCGGACAACTTCATCCTGATGAAGCAGGCGTGGTCCGCGGAGAACCCGGACGCCTTCAAGGCTGCGCTGGAGAAGTTAACGGAGCAGCCCGCGCCAACCTCCCAGTCCTCCATACCTTGA
- a CDS encoding CocE/NonD family hydrolase: MEKAPKLAERGYVVVLQDVRGRFASDGEFKPGFYSSDTCDADDGYDTVEWAAALPWSNGSVGTIGGSYAGWTQWELAKTRPPHLEAMLPQAICADLLDREMGGVLSLGRVLWWTMNTFAPEERRRQNLPYGPYTEDHAVALWASKERSKWLWYLPLMEIPDYAMPGMGKHWRRWLQDHTTDHLGFEKAHPQVDVPALHTTGWYDQQIGTIKNFTGMVKNGMTAHTGR; this comes from the coding sequence GTGGAAAAGGCGCCGAAACTTGCTGAGCGCGGCTACGTGGTCGTGCTGCAAGACGTGCGCGGCCGTTTCGCGTCCGACGGCGAATTCAAGCCAGGCTTCTATAGCTCCGACACGTGCGATGCCGACGACGGCTACGACACCGTGGAATGGGCCGCGGCGTTGCCGTGGTCGAACGGCAGCGTGGGCACCATCGGCGGCTCGTATGCAGGGTGGACGCAGTGGGAGCTGGCAAAGACGCGCCCTCCTCACCTCGAGGCGATGCTGCCGCAGGCGATCTGCGCCGATCTGCTCGACCGCGAAATGGGCGGCGTCCTGAGCCTGGGCCGCGTCCTGTGGTGGACGATGAACACGTTCGCGCCGGAAGAGCGGCGCAGGCAGAATCTGCCGTATGGCCCGTACACCGAGGACCACGCGGTGGCGCTCTGGGCGTCCAAAGAGCGCAGCAAGTGGCTCTGGTACCTGCCCCTGATGGAAATACCGGACTACGCGATGCCCGGCATGGGTAAGCACTGGCGCCGGTGGCTGCAGGACCACACCACGGACCATCTCGGCTTCGAGAAGGCGCATCCCCAGGTGGACGTGCCCGCACTGCACACGACGGGCTGGTACGACCAGCAGATAGGCACAATCAAGAACTTCACCGGCATGGTGAAGAACGGCATGACAGCCCACACGGGCCGATAA
- a CDS encoding CocE/NonD family hydrolase: MGANTWRTSDTWPLPGTKYTPYYLHSRGNANTPFGDGSLSVSAPEAEQPDRYDYDPRDPVMTLYSPPGQQEPRDQRALDDRSDVLVYATPPLERAVEVAGPVLVKLFAATSARDTDFTVKLIDVWPSGFAQELCYGIVRARYRESYTEPSLLAPGKVYEYTIQVNPTANLFRPGHRIRVDISSSDFPNFDRNHNTGGNDYSESTLITAHQTVYHDAARLSHIVLPVRPAP, translated from the coding sequence ATGGGCGCGAATACTTGGAGGACGTCCGATACCTGGCCCCTGCCCGGCACAAAGTACACGCCGTACTACTTGCACAGCAGAGGCAACGCAAACACGCCCTTCGGCGACGGCTCGCTCTCGGTCAGCGCGCCGGAGGCCGAGCAGCCCGACCGTTACGACTACGACCCGCGCGATCCCGTTATGACGCTCTATTCGCCCCCCGGGCAGCAGGAGCCACGCGACCAGCGCGCGCTCGACGACCGCAGCGATGTGCTCGTCTACGCCACGCCGCCGCTGGAGCGGGCGGTGGAGGTTGCCGGCCCGGTGTTAGTAAAACTCTTCGCCGCCACGTCGGCGCGTGACACCGACTTCACGGTCAAGCTGATCGACGTGTGGCCGTCCGGCTTCGCACAGGAGCTGTGCTACGGCATCGTCCGCGCCCGCTATCGGGAATCGTACACGGAGCCGTCCTTGCTTGCGCCCGGCAAGGTGTACGAGTACACCATCCAAGTGAACCCGACCGCGAACCTGTTCAGGCCCGGCCACCGCATCCGCGTGGACATATCGAGCTCGGACTTCCCCAACTTCGACCGCAACCACAACACAGGCGGCAACGACTACTCGGAGTCCACGCTAATCACCGCCCACCAGACCGTTTACCACGACGCTGCAAGGCTGTCGCACATCGTCCTGCCGGTGAGGCCGGCGCCATGA
- a CDS encoding RidA family protein yields the protein MTIVRNNHSAIYPAGPTYVRAIRAGNTLYLSGVTARYSKADGGPPMEQLRVCLERITRVVEAEGGTSANIVMLTTYLVNMKDYWPIDDTQKAIWDEFFPRQQYPTNSYVEVRALAEPGLHIEITAQAVLGS from the coding sequence ATGACCATTGTTCGCAACAACCATTCGGCAATCTATCCGGCCGGCCCAACCTACGTGCGGGCGATCAGGGCGGGTAACACGCTCTATCTTTCCGGCGTGACCGCGCGTTATTCCAAGGCCGACGGCGGGCCGCCGATGGAGCAGTTGCGTGTGTGCCTGGAGAGGATCACGCGCGTCGTTGAGGCCGAGGGCGGCACGTCCGCGAATATCGTGATGCTCACGACGTACCTCGTGAACATGAAGGACTATTGGCCGATCGACGACACGCAAAAAGCGATATGGGACGAGTTCTTCCCCCGGCAGCAATACCCAACGAATTCATACGTAGAGGTCCGAGCCCTCGCGGAGCCCGGCCTGCACATAGAGATCACCGCGCAGGCGGTGCTTGGCAGTTAG
- a CDS encoding class I SAM-dependent methyltransferase, translated as MLQYEREFELNRRNWNERTAIHLKSPFYDVAGFKAGRNTLMPIELAELGNIVGTPILHLQCHFGLDTLSLQQMGAHATGVDFSDAAIEAARALAEETGLNARFIHSNVYDLPKVHNARYPLVFTSYGVLCWLPDLTLWAQVIAHFLTPGGTFYMVDGHPFGGMFDDSRQDGELVARYPYFHDPAGSFEPGGFPSYTKDAEIVHSGDHEWSHSIGDVLNSLIGAGLRIEFLHEFNVSAYQRLPQMVKGDDGWWRLPEGRLQIPCLYSVKATKPR; from the coding sequence ATGCTCCAATACGAGCGCGAATTTGAGCTAAACCGGCGGAACTGGAACGAGAGAACGGCGATACACTTGAAATCGCCGTTCTATGACGTTGCGGGGTTCAAAGCCGGCCGCAATACGCTCATGCCGATCGAGCTCGCGGAGCTGGGCAACATCGTGGGCACGCCCATTTTGCACCTTCAGTGCCACTTTGGGCTGGACACGCTTTCTTTGCAGCAGATGGGCGCGCATGCCACCGGCGTGGACTTCTCGGACGCGGCGATTGAGGCTGCGCGGGCGCTGGCCGAGGAGACCGGACTGAACGCCCGATTCATTCACTCCAACGTCTATGACCTGCCCAAAGTCCACAACGCGCGATACCCCCTCGTCTTCACCTCATACGGCGTCCTGTGCTGGCTACCGGATCTCACGCTATGGGCGCAGGTAATCGCGCATTTCCTTACGCCCGGCGGCACTTTCTACATGGTGGATGGTCATCCGTTCGGCGGCATGTTCGACGACTCCCGACAGGACGGCGAGCTGGTCGCGCGGTATCCCTATTTTCACGACCCGGCGGGTTCATTCGAGCCCGGCGGCTTTCCGTCATATACAAAGGACGCGGAGATAGTGCATTCGGGTGACCACGAGTGGTCACACAGCATCGGCGATGTGCTGAATTCACTCATCGGGGCGGGTCTTAGGATAGAATTTCTGCATGAATTCAACGTGAGCGCGTATCAACGCTTGCCACAGATGGTAAAGGGAGACGACGGGTGGTGGCGCCTCCCGGAAGGCCGGCTACAGATACCCTGCCTGTACTCTGTAAAGGCGACGAAGCCTCGTTGA
- a CDS encoding endonuclease domain-containing protein, with product MRPSRHVVRGQPVEAGKLDLARQMRRRATPEEELPWDRLRRSQLAGLHFRRQQVIKGFIVDFYCDSAGLAIEVDGEAHSERQEYDVERDAILAQYGVLVIRFENHRVRDDIEMVLAQIVSVAKS from the coding sequence ATGCGTCCATCCCGACACGTAGTGCGCGGGCAGCCGGTCGAAGCGGGCAAGCTGGATTTGGCGAGGCAGATGAGGAGGCGTGCGACCCCAGAGGAGGAGTTACCGTGGGATCGGCTTCGCCGAAGTCAACTGGCTGGACTTCATTTCCGGCGTCAACAGGTCATCAAAGGGTTCATAGTTGATTTCTATTGCGACTCTGCAGGACTTGCGATAGAGGTAGACGGCGAAGCACATTCAGAGCGGCAAGAGTACGATGTTGAGCGGGATGCGATTTTGGCGCAATACGGCGTACTTGTCATCCGATTTGAAAATCACAGAGTGAGGGATGATATTGAAATGGTGCTGGCGCAGATAGTGAGTGTGGCCAAGAGTTGA
- a CDS encoding 3-phosphoglycerate dehydrogenase, whose product MASRNKFVVPGDQPVQIQGSPHIDRLKSRGEFVMYADRPATMQEQLDRVKDANVILNTRGAVKWPGEALRRLPKLKLIATCSIGTDMIDLKTAKELGITVCNQPGRTAPLVAEHAIALMFATAKRAAYFTTELKAGRWTKMDMVYLRGKTLGVIGTGNIGREVAKLGVALGMKVIAWTYNPSPEREREMGVKFVQMDELLRNSDVVSLNVRLSDQSRGMIGKRELAIMKKGSILINCGRGDLVQTGPLVDALNSGHLAGAGLDVFDQEPLPPNHPIFVCQQVVLTPHCADQTPEGVELLNEGVVDNVLAFLDGKPKNVVV is encoded by the coding sequence AGTTTGTGATGTACGCGGACCGGCCTGCGACAATGCAGGAGCAGCTTGATCGCGTGAAGGACGCAAACGTGATCCTCAACACGCGCGGCGCAGTTAAGTGGCCCGGGGAGGCCCTCAGGCGGCTGCCGAAGCTCAAGCTGATCGCAACATGCTCGATAGGCACGGACATGATCGATCTCAAGACGGCGAAAGAGCTCGGCATAACCGTCTGCAACCAGCCGGGCCGCACAGCGCCTCTGGTGGCGGAGCACGCCATCGCGCTCATGTTTGCCACGGCCAAGCGCGCGGCGTACTTCACAACGGAGCTCAAAGCCGGTCGCTGGACCAAGATGGACATGGTATACCTGCGCGGAAAGACGCTGGGCGTCATCGGCACCGGCAATATCGGCCGGGAAGTCGCCAAGCTGGGCGTTGCGCTCGGTATGAAAGTCATCGCCTGGACGTACAACCCGAGCCCCGAGCGGGAGCGCGAGATGGGGGTCAAGTTCGTGCAGATGGACGAACTTCTCCGCAACTCGGATGTCGTCAGCCTTAACGTGCGCCTCTCCGACCAGAGCCGCGGAATGATCGGCAAGCGCGAGCTTGCGATTATGAAAAAGGGGTCGATCCTCATCAACTGCGGGCGCGGGGACCTGGTGCAGACCGGCCCTCTGGTCGATGCCCTTAACTCCGGCCACCTGGCCGGCGCGGGGCTTGACGTGTTCGACCAGGAGCCCCTTCCGCCCAACCACCCGATTTTCGTCTGCCAGCAGGTAGTGCTCACCCCGCACTGCGCGGACCAGACGCCCGAGGGCGTTGAGCTGCTCAACGAGGGCGTGGTGGACAACGTGCTGGCATTCCTGGACGGCAAGCCGAAAAATGTCGTGGTGTAG
- a CDS encoding glutaredoxin family protein — translation MTTRTAVVVYTHPDCHYSRKLKGELRAEGTPFEEINLSRRPEMWEEIERITGGERITPVMVRDGKVKHDFRNVGCVC, via the coding sequence ATGACGACACGCACTGCTGTTGTGGTCTACACGCACCCTGACTGCCACTACTCGCGCAAGCTCAAGGGAGAGCTGCGCGCCGAAGGTACGCCATTCGAGGAGATAAACCTCTCGCGCCGGCCCGAAATGTGGGAAGAGATCGAGCGCATCACCGGCGGCGAGCGCATCACGCCGGTGATGGTCCGCGACGGCAAGGTGAAGCACGACTTCCGCAACGTTGGCTGTGTTTGCTGA